The following DNA comes from Oncorhynchus tshawytscha isolate Ot180627B unplaced genomic scaffold, Otsh_v2.0 Un_contig_5015_pilon_pilon, whole genome shotgun sequence.
TGGCTTGTCATGATGGAATCTACTGGCTTTCTAATACCTCAGCACTGGTGTTTAGTTTCAGTCAAGTCTCCTTTCTGAAGCACCTGGGACTTGAAAAGGAACATCCCtgtccttttaacatgagactgaGTCTAAAGGGTTAAATCTGTTCAGCTTTGACCAAGATGCCATGCAGTCAACAGACAGCACGTTCCCAGTTTCTGCAGGAGGACCCCTGGTTTTGATGCTGCTGTATCTACAGGCTTTCCTGGTTTGTAATTCCAGTAGCCTGGCCCCAGATCTGTGTGTTGTCTGGTCCAACTTGACAAACAGCACAatagacctgggaccaggctatcatTCCAATACGCCAAGGGCCAAACTGTTCTCCAGCTCTCCTTAACTGATACCTCCACATGGAGACAGGGGGGCATTCGGGTTCAATTTACCCAATGGTTAAGGGCTCACTGGGTCATTTACCCAATGGTTAAGGGCTCACAATGTAATTGTGCTTCTGTGTGATCATTTGGTTGGAGAAGTCAGTGAGGCACTTTACTGCAGACACTGTGGGCCTTCAGGAACTGGGTCTGCTTGGTAACTTGGTTGTGTTCCAGACAGTGAACATTTATATGGGACGCCATGTTTCTTGGGCTCCAAATAGGCTTCTTTCTATTCCTTATGTTTTGTTTTTGGAAGCAAAAAGACAGAACGAAAAAAATGTGGATTTATAAGGTGCCTTGTCATCTTATACTTTATACTGGAAAAACATGTGATttgcttttttttttatacaaacgAAACTAACGTTCTATAAGAACTTATTTGGCATTGGAGATACTTGCCGACAATGTGAAACAAATGTAACCAATCTCTTGTAATGAGAATGATGGTTTTGGGCCTCAGGTCAGGGTGGTGTTCATTAAGCATCAAACAAGAAAACAAATTGAAACTGTTTCCAGCTGCAAAATATTTAAACCGTGATGGGATCCGTGCTCTAATAAACACTACCCAGGTTCCCCTACTGGCCCGATCACCCTGTCATCGACCTCAGAGATCACCAGCGTACATTGTCTTTTGTTTTCTTGTGAAGTCATAAGGATGTAATTCAGAGCACGGCCCCTGAAGTTTTAAACGTGAATGTTAAGATGGGTCCAAGCCacgtttttggggggggggggtactgcaTCTTAACCCCCTCCAGTTCAATACTTTACTGTTGGATGTAGCCGGAGTCCATCTGCTTGGGCTATTATGCCAACTCATTGTCATGCTAAATGTTTGGCTTGACTGACAGCAATGAAGTAGGCgaaaagcacaaacagactggcactcaggctattGTGGATGCCCGCCAGTTAAACTCAGGTTACGTAAAGACATCTACCTCTGCAGGTGAGAACTGTGAAAGCAGAGCTAGTTCATGTTCAGAAAGCTTTGGGCCCACATTCCcctttaagattgtgaaatgttcTTATAGTCCCATCTCTCGCTTTTCAATAAACTATTTTGTAGAATTTCAAACTTGGTTGTCATTTTAATTTCCTAGATGTTTAAATTGGTCTTGTGAATGAAGTTAATATCTaggcagtatacacacacacaaccttgcgTGGCTTCCCAGACTCCTTGCTCTGGCCAAACACTGCCCACAGATGTTAGTTTTTCCTTCCGCCATCAATGAGTCTGGCTCAGTAACTCAGACTTCCAGAAGCCAGACACATTCTGATTGGTCCAACCCATCGGTTCCTGGAACCAGAATACACAAGTAGATTGTCGCTCGAATGGTCCAATCGCCGACTTTGAAGCCACTGAAGTAATTTGTGGCAATGCCAGTCTGTGGCGAACGGCACAGTGGAATAATTCAGTTGGAGTCAGTAAATGGGTTTACATTTTCTTAGGTGATTTATAGAAAACAAAAGAAACACACTTAATTTTAAAAGTTACAAAAAGTACTTTATTGCAATATATgcacaaaacaaaaaaatccaaGGTTCAAAATGATTTAGTCACTTGCCTCAAGTCAAAGCAGAAACGATACCAAAGGAAATCCTTATTTAGACAGGTGGAAAAGAAGCCCTGCTTTACCAAGTGCCTTTTGAACTGTCCACCTGCATGGTTCAGTGGCATTTCACTCAGATGAGATTATCCTTTTATAAACAACTTCTATACACTTTGGACCAGTTTCCTGGACAGAGTGCCTAGTCTTGGACTAAGAAGCACAGCCAATTGTGAATATCCATTGAACATGCTTTTAAGTTAAGAACTACACTTAAATCTGTGTTCAGGAAACCAGCCCTTTGTACCTGTAAGGGCTGCTTGATCAATATATCAGAAGAATGCTTCTATATGGGAAACAGAATGTCTGTCAGGTAGAGCTGGAGGCTACAATGTGAAATACTgtacaagaggagagagatgcaCCAGGAGGTGGTTGGTGGGTTGGGCTGGGATAAGGTGGGGTGGAGTAGGCGGTTACGACCCTTGACCCTCCAGCTCTGAAGCAGGGGTGTCAGGCTCCTCATCATTATAGATGTTCTCAGCCTAGAGAAGGAAATTGTTACATCAGTTAAAGGATTTACAATTACTCTAACTGATTAATAGGAGCAGACTTCTtgaattagctttaaaacaacaAATGTAGACGAAAGTTAGAAAACCACCAGGGTTAAGTTTCGTGAAAGTGCGGAAGCAAACGTGGTACTTCGACAACAGTGTACTCACCATTTGCCAAACCTGCATGATGTTATCCTCGGAGACGGAGCAGATGACCCATGGCTCGTTGGGGTTCCATGTGAAATCAGAAATCTTCGCTGTGTGTCCTCCATGGATGAACTGACGAGATGAAACAAGTCCGCAGGATGAGTAATATGCCAAAATATAACCTCCCTATAGGCCACCTGTCCCATTGGCTACTCTCCTATCGCTGGTTATTTAAAAGCTCAGGGGTAGGGTTGCAAAACTGGCAACTTTCCCAGAAATGTCCTGGTTTTCCCAGGACTCCTGGAATTCTAAAAGAACAGGCTGGAAATCCAGGGAATTTTTGGGAAAGTTGACATTTCTACAACCCTACTAAGGAGATAAAGGTCATAATTGTGGATGATGGGTCTATCACTCACCAGGAGTTCTGGAGGTCCGTCCTCTGCATCTTCAGCAGACTGTTCCTCTCCGATTTTACTGGGGACCGACAAGACAAAACACAGTTTCAACATCATCCTATCAGACTACAGTGTTGATGAAACACCTCCCCCCCAAGGGCAACTCAGCTGAGCAAACGAACCAACAAGGCTAGTCCAGCCAACATGCCTTGTGGTCGGTCTTTACCTGAGATCCCATACGTTGAGCCTTCTATCTGTTCCGCTTGAAGCCAGAATGGTTTCGTTGTGAGGGGACCATTGCACCTGCCAAAGAAGTCAGTAAAGCACTGTCAGTGCAATAAACTCCAGCTCAGCACAACGTCTACGAGGGACACCAACACTTGGAAAAAGAGATGGAAAATCAATGCGACTACCCTGGGTTAAATAAAATAGAAAGTTGAATGGGACGCCAACAAAGCCTGGTAACTTATCCAGACTCTCAATCCTATTGGTTCAGAGGGATTGAGATGTTCACTATTTATGGAGTATTACCTGGAAGATTTCATCCTTGTGCGATTCAAACGAGTGGAGCTTCAGTTTGAGGTTACGCAGATCCCAGAGAGCAACAGTCTGTTACacaaaaaagagaaagaaaacattTAGTAACGGTAAATATACTAGAACGTATTCTTGGACAACCGTCCAGTAGGAAATACACTTCCTGGTCATGTGATTTGTGACCTGACCACTTTGACCAACACCATTGTGCACAacctttatctttatttaaccaggcaagtcagttaagaacaaattcttattttcaatgacggcctaggaacagtgggttaactgcctgttcaggggcagaacgacagatttgtaccttgtcatctcgggggtttgaacttgcaaccttccggttactagcccaacactcacCACTAGGCTACGACACTCAAGCGCTTGAGGTGAGACGGACGGACTGATTGTGTTTatcaaagaaaagaaaaataggtACAGACCTTGTCTGCAGAGCCGGTGGCCAGGATGAACTCGCTGTAGGGGTTGAAGGACAGACAGTTGACCTCTGCAGTGTGGGCATCCACTGCATGGCTGGGCTTGGACGTGTTGTTGGACCGTGTGTCccagctgagacagagagaggtcaaAGGTTAATGACAGGTTGACCTCTGCAGTGTGGGCGTCCACTGCATGGCTGGGCTTGGACGTGTTGTTGGACCGTGTGTCccagctgagacagagagatgtcaaaggttaatgacaggggttcccaaactttttcccCACTTGGGCCCCCCCCCTTCCAGCACAGGATAACATCCCGCGCCACATCTATAGGCACAAGGACTGTTCATGACACCAACCGTTCATACCCTTCTTGTTGGAGAGAATTTCAGGTTTAAAGTttattttgtcatggggtgcaattaacattttgctgttttaaagctaattgtTTTGCAATTCTATACACTTTGCCATGTTTAATGTATATTCATGTGAAATGACAAACAAATTACAAcaaaatctatgggctaaaaaaaaACTTAACATtagttgacatgggctagttgatctggacatttgaTCTGGACAGTTATAAATAGCTACGGTATTCAATGACTGGAATAGTGATGGACTACCCCATTTCAAAACTGCACTTTCTagtattacaactttcaagagtaagtttaaagCCATTCTGAGTTCCTTATAAATAAAAACTGAATTAAGGGATAGACAGTTAAGAGAATCAGATCCTTCCATTCAGTTTTCAAATCACTTTTCCTTTGAGAGATCTTCTTGTGTGGAAAGTTTAAGGCAACACACTGTACATAAAACACACTGGATGTCATGATTAGTCACAACTTCAAAAGTATCAGATTGTGTGAAAATACATTGAGAGTAGaaaaataataaacagagaaGGCTCACTCACATCATCAGTTTCTGGTCATCGGCCACAGAGCCAAACAGTGATTCGTGGAGTAGGTGCCAGGACACGTCCTCCACCACTGCAGTGTGACCGGTGAAGATTGTCTTAGCATCCACTATCTTCCCCTCCTTAGGACCAGCACCGATGTCCCACAGGCAGATCGTCTGGAGATTAAACATGTCAGTGCACTTCTTAATAACACAATATATAGTAGTTCATATAGCATTTGTCTAGATCTAATGAGTTTGCTTAATAACAATGCAAAAACACTTTCATTTTCAGTGAAAACCACAATCTAGCTTGAAATTCTTAAAAACGCACAAGGGAAAATGGTGTGCTGATggagtgtagagagagacactCACGTGGTCATCAGAAGCACTGAGCAGGTTGCCACTGAGGTTGGGGTTCCAGGACAGGCCGTAGCCCTCCTTCTGGTGGCCCCGCAGGCGCAGGTCTGGGCTGCACTCACCACTGGGGTctatgagagggagagacaagatGGTAGAAAAATGTTAAGACCAGAAAAGGGTCAAATACATATCAAGTTACTACTTTCAGGAACCGGATTTATGTTTTCCTGGTCGGATGGAATCGTTCCAAAAGTGCAGACTCAAACATTTGAATCACGTCCAATAGCATTTTGATTTTTTAAAGAGCAGTGATCTATTTACCAGATGTGTATTGTATTGTCTTACCTGGTTTGGAAGGGTGCTTGGTGTAGTCAAAGACCAGTACGTCTGAGGTGGGGGTCTTGGTAGCAATGATGCAGGGGTTCTGAGGCATGTACCTGGCCCGGTTCACTTCACCCTCGTGGTTTATCTTGATCTCAATCTCTATCTTTCCACTCACGGATCCAAAACCTCCAAACTCTGAGGAAGAAATACTGCATATTCAGCATATTTTCTCAAGAGATAAAATGTTCACTCTGCCGATAACATCTTGacttataatatgcatataaggCCAGATTCCCAGACACAAAAAAACCACCTAATGGAAATTGTCTATTAAAATGATTTTTAAATCcgggactaggcttaatctgtgtccgggagaCCATCCTCAAATGTAGAGAGAAGAGACCATACTACGATGAACATACCTGCTCCTTTTTCACTGTCGTAGTGAGAAGCATCAAACTGGGCGTCATCGTTGGGGACCTGTACGCTGGCGATCACCAGGTGATTCTGCTCATCTGACGTGTGAGTTCCCAGTACCAGTCTGTGGACCGCATAGTCCTTTCCATCCGGcctgcacagagagacacacattaaatactgtccttgtgtgtgtgtctggaatggcacactattccctagagtacactacttttgacaagagacCTAtagtcaaaaagtagtgcactgctaTTTCAGAAGCAGACACCACATGGCAGAATAACATGCTTTTCTAGACTGAACTAGAATGGCTGACAAGGAAGGCCAGGTTGGTAGAGAGAACAATACAATGTTCAGTATATTAGGTAGGTCAGCACACAGTTATATGTtgagagcagcaagaggaacagAAATGGTGACGTAGCATTGGCTACTGTACCTGTTGACGTCAGGTAGCCACTGCACAGTGAGACTGGGCCACTCCAGCGCGTGGGTCATCACCAGGTCATAGAGAAAAGGAGTATTCTTCTTCCAGATTTTGTATTCTTCATTGATCACCCGCTCCTCAACTGCATCGTCGTACACTAGAACAGTGAAAGAAGCAACACTTACATAAGACTACAATGGACAGTTACTACCAAGGCTAGTGTAACGTTGGGATTTACTGCATTCCTGTACCCTCGGGCCAGTTGTGCCTCATTTGCATGTTACACAAGCAAGCGGGCGGACTGTCAATGTGAGCTAGATAGCTAATAATTTATTTAGCAAGATAGCTAACAAATAGTTTATCTAAATTCTCAACTTATGGAGCACAGATAGTAAACCCAGGACGAACGTATGCAGCCTGTACTggttagcatagctagctaacagacCGCACTTTTCATTTGGCTATGCATCCAGCCGCGCACACAAAGCATGCATGAAATGAACCGAGCCCATCAATTCCCTACCTTCTTTATCCGCCATGTTTGAGTTTTAGGGGATCCTGCAATTGTAGGTCACCCGTGGGTTTGCCCGAAAGCAAGGTAACTAGGTAGCTATTCTATATTATTCGCAAAAGGCCAAAACACAGCGGAATTTGTTGACCACTCAAAATCCCTCTTTCTTTTATGCGCGCATCCGAGGATGGAGAGCACAGCGCATGCGTTCTCACAACAACGTAGTAACGGCGCGTGCGCAGACATGACCAGGAAGTGATTTATCATCGAACAATCTAAAAATTAATGCGTTCGCTGAACATTTTCGAAGATAAATTTAAAAGTTTATGGCAACAGTACAACGGAACGATTCATACGGTGCAAGTCATTTTCGTTTGAAACGATTTTGACAAACATTTCAAACGAAGAGGGACATTTTCAACTTTGACCCCTGACGAATTGAATGAGTTTTCTGCAAAATGGCAGCATCAATACCTTCTGCCGTGTCAGCACCCTCATTGGGGTATGTTAAGATAATTGGCGTTAATCTGATGTTATGTCATGTAAATTTAATTGATATGCATGGTGGTGCCAAAGAATCACACCGTAGTGCTGTAAGTTATCTAGTTACGGTAGTCAAATAGATAACTAACGTTAGCAAGCTCGCAGTGACTGTGTTGACAAACACTGAATAGATAGTAACTTAGACAACCCATGCCTTGTTATATTTTCCCACAGTCAAAAACGCAGGGCATCTttgaagaagaaagaaagaagaaaacgaAAACGCCAAGCCCTCGCCAAAGCCCAAATCAGAGAATCTGGTGGTATGTCACAGTGGATATATTTGAAAATCCTACATGATATTCTCTCTACTACTAGCCAGTCGTTTATCAGCATAATTCCCGACGGGGACTATGTATTCTGAATGTCTAACCATCCACTGACGAGCTCTAATTCATCTCCCTAAACACTTAGAAAATCGAGATGATTCTCCACCAGAAcaagatgatgatgaagaggaaaGGAAGGCTGAGGAAGAAAGGTAGCAAATATTTCTACAGTTTTAAGTTGATAAGCAATGGCACTCTTTTCAGTGTCTGTAATATTGTTCCATGTGTCCTGTATTCAAAAAAATGTCAGACTCCAatcaactgttctctctgctaccgcacggcaagcggtactgtaGCGCCAAGTCCGGGACCTAAAGGCTGAACAACCAATCAAATACCCATAAGACTACAATGGACAGTTACTACCGAggctgtttttacactgctgctactcactgtttattatccatgcatagtgcctttactaatgacctggactaacctgtacccccacacattgactcggtactggtacccctgtgcGTAGCCTCGTTATGTAAATGTATTGTGTTATGTTTTgatagttaaaaaaaataaaaaattattgtactgcattgttggttaagggcttgtaggtaaacatttcacggtaacctgttgtatttgccgcatgtgacaaataaaatttgtttTTAATTCAGACGGCGCCTAGACCAGGAgtggctggagagggagaggctggccCAGCAGGAATTCAGACTCCGGTGGGAGAGGGAAGACGCTGcaaggaagagacaggaggaagaggaggtacagaactgtcacaatgtagaatggcaccctattccctaagttTAACCAGAACTCGGGCCAAAAGAagtgcattataaagggaatagagtgccccCCCCCACATGATTCACTGAAATAATGTGTGTAACCGCTTTCTATGTCTGCAGGCAAGGATAAAGCAGGAATGGGAGGcccagcagaggagagaggaagaggagaaggagcagaagaaacaggagaagagagacagagaggtgaaacGTGCACCAGGAGGATAAACGCACAATGGAAGAGCTACATATCCTCTTCCTTTTGTACTTTGGTCACACAATGGTTTTAACTTAAGAAATATTACACAGTAATGTGTCTTTTGTGTGAGAAAGAAGTGTTTTTGCCTCAGACGTCCACTTTTATCCACGTGTTTTTCCTTAACTGTGATACACGCAAAGACCTTAACTAAGATACACACAAAGAGGGACACTCCTACAGGTCTGTGCTGCCATGGGACAAGGATGTAtcttttatctgtggatttgTTTCCTCATGTCTTCTGGTTATTCTCATACTGCTCAGggacaaaatacacacacacacattttgtggCTCGCTTTCAACCACTGGTAAGAGATTCTTGACTTGCAGTAACAGACATCCAGATATGCCACTGCAGGTTTTCACCAGCCCATCCTATGTTTGCACCATTTATAGGAAGCTGTACAGAAAATGTTGGACCAGGCTGAGAGTCAGGTATGAAAAAACAAACCAAATGCATATTGCATACCAAGTTTATGTTTGGAAAGGAGTCTTGACTGTCTTTGATGGAACATTTTTCTGTAAAGCAGTTAGGTGTTACACAAGGATGAGTTTTGCAATTATTACAGAAACAAACCTATTCTACTTCCTGTTTTGCGTGTAGCTGGAGAATGGGGGTCCCTGGAGAAACCCTGAGGCTCCAGATTTTGGTACGGAGCAAGACCGGGCTAACTGCCCCTTCTTCCTCAAAACTGGAGCCTGCCGCTTCGGCGACAGGTTGGTAATGGTTCTAAATAGGAacacatttcattttttattgtatttttataattataattcattttttatttgtatttttaaaaaatgttctttttaatattattactattattatttgtattattatttttagctAGGATAGTCCACCACCATTTTCCAGGGAGTCCTGGGAAGtgcattgttgttaattttcctTAAATGAGGCTCATCTTTCAGAATACTACATAGCACAGTCATTTGTATACCATATTTTCTTTATATTAGCGTTCAACTAATGAAATCTTCTGCTTACCTGATTGGTCAGGTGCTCTCGTAAGCATGTCCACCCCCCGTCCAGCCCTACTCTGATGATCCGGGGGATGTTTGCGACTTTCGGGATGGACCAGA
Coding sequences within:
- the rbb4l gene encoding histone-binding protein RBBP7 isoform X2; its protein translation is MADKEVYDDAVEERVINEEYKIWKKNTPFLYDLVMTHALEWPSLTVQWLPDVNRPDGKDYAVHRLVLGTHTSDEQNHLVIASVQVPNDDAQFDASHYDSEKGAEFGGFGSVSGKIEIEIKINHEGEVNRARYMPQNPCIIATKTPTSDVLVFDYTKHPSKPDPSGECSPDLRLRGHQKEGYGLSWNPNLSGNLLSASDDHTICLWDIGAGPKEGKIVDAKTIFTGHTAVVEDVSWHLLHESLFGSVADDQKLMIWDTRSNNTSKPSHAVDAHTAEVNCLSFNPYSEFILATGSADKTVALWDLRNLKLKLHSFESHKDEIFQVQWSPHNETILASSGTDRRLNVWDLSKIGEEQSAEDAEDGPPELLFIHGGHTAKISDFTWNPNEPWVICSVSEDNIMQVWQMAENIYNDEEPDTPASELEGQGS
- the rbb4l gene encoding histone-binding protein RBBP7 isoform X1, producing the protein MADKEVYDDAVEERVINEEYKIWKKNTPFLYDLVMTHALEWPSLTVQWLPDVNRPDGKDYAVHRLVLGTHTSDEQNHLVIASVQVPNDDAQFDASHYDSEKGAEFGGFGSVSGKIEIEIKINHEGEVNRARYMPQNPCIIATKTPTSDVLVFDYTKHPSKPDPSGECSPDLRLRGHQKEGYGLSWNPNLSGNLLSASDDHTICLWDIGAGPKEGKIVDAKTIFTGHTAVVEDVSWHLLHESLFGSVADDQKLMIWDTRSNNTSKPSHAVDAHTAEVNCLSFNPYSEFILATGSADKTVALWDLRNLKLKLHSFESHKDEIFQQVQWSPHNETILASSGTDRRLNVWDLSKIGEEQSAEDAEDGPPELLFIHGGHTAKISDFTWNPNEPWVICSVSEDNIMQVWQMAENIYNDEEPDTPASELEGQGS